Genomic DNA from Dysidea avara chromosome 10, odDysAvar1.4, whole genome shotgun sequence:
ATACATCGCTATAACAGAAATATACTAGCTGCTCAGAGTGGCTCCCCCCTTTTAATGGTATGGATATGAATTTGATTGTGCGGCGGCTGCCCCTCCCCTtgtcagctcctggatccgcccctggtgtgTTTATTTGTTTATAATGCTTTTTGAAGCAGGAGAACCTGCATCAAAGCTAGGTCTGTTGGCAacctgtgcccacagccagaaatgtacagctatacattaattataatcaATTACATTACAATTACTTAACTATGTAAAGTAACTATGTACTTATTACTAATTTGTAGTTCAGTGTCATTAAAGAGGGAGAATATTGGTGGAGATTGGTTGTCTTGAGCATTGGTGGCATGGACATAAGAAATGAAATGAACAGGATTGATCAGAGTTGAAGTTAACTGTAAAATGGTCCCATAGATGTTTTGTTAGCTTTTGTTTGATGACATAAGGCGGTAGTCTtgactcacggtgtggtgcgccggctttcttggccgcgcaCGACaaactaccgtgtgtcttgatatatctaccaatggaagttctgtatgttctattaggagtcTTAAAAatgtgcgctctattagagtaatatcGAACTAaaacatacaatacaatacatttataaatctgtcttcaataatcatcattgtgtctgaaAAACAAACTCAAAgttatggctgactttggggcCTTAATAAAgtgtgaaatccacacaaaaacagccaagctgtgaaaaatggtgtggccttaaaaaatctgggtgaaaaaaagttgtgaaatcaaaggtggtagccaagaaatggctgcagtgatgttaattaaTAATTGCATGCGTTGTTGAAATTTATTCATCACAGccaatttcttggccaccacctttgatttcacagcttttttcacccaggctttttaagaccaaaccattttttcacagcttggctgtttttgtgtggtctatatatgtgaccggatttgtgaaaagataCATTTGCAGAGTATAGAGGTACATAGTTACTAACCGCTGAAATTCACTAATAATCATATTAAACTTTCATGGACATAATACATTAACGTAGGTGATCACAATTAAGCTGCAGCATGCATATGCTTGTGTACCATGCATTGTGAACTCAATAGGGTGAAGACTTTATTTAGGAATGCTTATAGATGTCTGCTGAAGTTTCTGAATGCAAACTCAAAATAATGTCTCTAGTTGTGAAATGTTTCCCCCCATCCAGGAATTATGGCATACTAATGCTACCAGCTGTATGCATACAGTGGTGTAGAAGAATTCTTCCAGCAAATTATAGCTGTCATTGTTAAGATGTCAGCATGCTCTTTCAATAATTAACATCCTCAGAAAAACAGACATGATATGATTATGCAGCTGAATATTCATACAACAATGAATATACACAATAGCAGTTCAGTTTATTGTATACATGAGATCAGTAACCAGAAAGGAGTTTTTTTTATTATTCTTTTATtcagttttaaattttttttgttgctATATAAGcatttattattttaaattttttttggggCTTACACTCAAGCCTAATGTTTTACATTACAAAATATTAAGGAAAGGGGAAAAATGAAAACTGCTGCTGCATAATGGACGGTTCTTTTCTTCCTGGAAACCAGTTGAGTTTATTAAACTCGGCCCAACAAGCATCACAATAGTTGAACATTCTCTTTGCTCCAGTAATGGAGTTCAGAAGCATATCTTGTGCTTTGTTGTACTTCTTTTCACCCAACAATTGATATGATCTCAGCATCATATATCTTGGACCAAATACTCGACATGTTTTTATCTTCTTCTTCAACTTTTTCATTGTCTAATGACACAACAAATTCAACTGTACTACACAAATCTCATCAGAAATGTATAAGTACCTTAGTGGCTTGTTTGTTGATAGTTTTATCATCAAGTGAGTTGTTAAGGAGTAGCAAACACTCAGCTTGTCGACACAATGCCTTGGTCATCGCAAAATTGTATGAGGTAGGTATCTTACCTAAATGCGGTAAACACAATAAAAGATAACAGTGGCTATGCAGGTTATATTAGGGTCATTCTATGTCAAATCATCCACGAACTCAGTGCCGCCTCTCAGATCTTGTTGAAGcctggtgtgtttgtagtacctgtggtgctcatCACTCATACAATTATTTATCTCCAcccatacaccacatagtttctgatttatgaccacaaatattttggaCATTTCATGTTACAAAATTGACTGTAACTTTCTACAGCATTATATTTTAAAACAGAGTTTTCACTGATTTGAACACTGTTACAGGGAATTTAACACTTATTGCAATTTCGTACGAAATGCATAGCGTAAATGCATACATATGCACATTTTTATAAGCGATTTATCTGGAAACACAGTAGTGGTGTATCATGCCTCAGGCTGCTGTAAACGTGACAAATTTCTTCAACAGGGCACGTGGTAGCATGGATTCAAAAATAGCAAAATATCACAGACATGCATGCGCAACCATACTACGCATTTCACACGAAATTGCAAGTGTTAAATTTATTGACCTTCAAGTGGTGCATGAATTATGGAATATCACATAATTAAGGTTCAAAGGTGCTTGGTTGaaaatttaatttatttatatttCAAAAATGCTATTTAAAATTCTTTGTGAATAATAATTGGGTCATGGTATATGTTTGACAAGTACATAacaaattggaattttcaactagagtagggaccatagcacatcaataaaaagtactgaggaGTCCATgatattgaatcacagtaaaacaataagaagtgttacatccctactgtgctcaagataccataatggaaatgcacaatagggatataacacttcttagtgttgtactgtgatttaataataTCGTCAGCTAATTTcaatacttttatcaatgtgctatagtccctactctagttgaaattccactttctgtgtacttgttcgttaacttttttgtaagaTAAacttattatgactggtgaacccacgcataccacatcaaaagacttcatttcagctatgttcacagcattatgaatcaagcaAGAATAgttcaaaaagtacctctgTGATCAAAGTATCTAGTActgtagccactatgaaaaatatggacgatttccattatgaattGAGAGAAGCCAttatgtgctactgccaaatcaaatggaatgcaaaggaggacactggtaagtccatgaagaatgcactgtatgcactaaaaggcacgtgtccagctgaagcaacatcaaacagtgaaaaatcaagcccgtagccttagtcattatcaatttacgcttgtctgaaggcatcagtcagtcagtcagtcagtcagtcagtcactagaaaattctgtttaataatttttaaaaatttatagcaacttgttgaagatctgaaggcttgtttgggtttagttttacctaaccaatactcaTAAGGGAaaagtgagactggtttttggatgatgttttttcatgggccatgcccaaatctttgtggtccctactatatagtactatcatactgtatgataaatatttgtggtgggagcacaatgggttcaagagatataattagcACAATAAAAAATTATTCATTTAGTAATGAAGTTCCAgcgataaaaagcagtgaaacaagtaaTGATGGTAGGTATGAGGAAAGTCCCTAGCTACTTGGATTATAAcaatgtgggaaaattcctacttgGCATTATAGGAGTACTACTAAAGTATGGATTttcctcatagctaccatcatctcttgtttcactacattttacaACTGGAACCCTATTTCACGTTTAAATCAATCatttttttattgcactagtttgttaactttttgttatAACATAGATATGAAATACAAGTGTGGctgtgactactgtattagagtatcttgatctcaccaCCCAGCTATGCAGTAGGTAAAGCTAATGGGCGTGGCATAATACCTTGTTTTCCTATGGAGCTATATCATTCCATGATGCATTCTGATCATTAAAGGGGGCATGGAAATTGTTTTAAAAGTGTACTATGggcaggcagacgaaatttcaagttttgacgATTTTCAATATCTGgacagtaagtgttttcttgtttttacaGCATTAAGTGCAGTATAAAGTTACAATTGATTTAGTAACTTAAGacagaccaatttttcatgaaatttaatattataaaaacatggtcataaatcagaaactatgtggttaATGGGGATAAAAATTTGTATGAGTGatgagcaccacaggtactacaaataCACCAAGCTTCATCAAAATCTGAGATGTGAcactaaattccttgttgatttgacatggaatgacccattatACAACAGAGAAATGTTTGGATGCCAAACAGTATATTCCACCACAACCATACTGTGGTTTACACACTACACTTACTATTGGCTATagtaatgtatttcattgccAGTCGCCACTGTCTTATTCTTGCATACCTACAATGATCACATATTAATAGCAATATACACTGACTGggttactactactacttaccATGTTGCCAAACAAGTGGCCAGGTAGAAGTCTTCACCAGTTGGGAACTTTTGAATACTGTACCGTTTGGCTGCTTCTACCATGTCTTCAAAATCATCTGGCTTCATAcctgtatgtatataataataataataaaaatgaaGTCCCAAAACCTCACACAACAAAAAACCAATGGTTTTACATCATGCAGAAAGCAGGCATGTTGCAGAAAACCATTAAATACTCAAGGGTACAATTAGGAACAAATGAAACACATCATCGTGTTGAATATTGTGATATGTATGTTAAGCTTTACGTATCCATAGTAACATACCAATTTCCAAGAAGACATCAAAATTGCCACAAGTGATGAGTGCTGTAATTCTATCATGATCTTCAAGATCTTTTGGAATGTCACACATCTGATTTAGACATTCTTTGATAGCTGGAGTACTAAAAAGAGTGAAAAATCATCTGACATTCTTTTGCACTCGTTTTTAAAAGTCTACCACATATAACATGCACTTGTACAAGCATTACCATGTATTAACTCACTTCAACATTAACAGTTCTGTGGAAAGATATTCTATTGTGGTAGTCAATAGTAGAGAAGTGTTGTGTTTTCCAACTATAGACATGGCAGTTTTTCCTGTATACAAATAAGCAATAGTTAACATGGTTCGTCCAATATATGTATTACCCTTCTGGCCTGCCACCACAATTTCACCATGGCACAATTCAAACGTCATGGTTGATCTAAGCAAGTGTAGAGTGGCAGTACTGTCATCCAAGTTCATCTCTGATGACCTATGACCATATATCAATCACTACAACATCTTATGGTTAAGTATTACTCTTACTTCTTGTTGGCTTTCTTCACATAATGTTCACTCAAATTGTCAAGACTGTATGATTGGCAGCAGTCAATTACAGAAGCATATGCCTCCATCAGCTGTAATACATTCTCATTGTCTGTCATATACACAAACCAACAAAGTAGCTACCTCATAAATGTCTCCACACTTCTCAGCAGCATTGAGCTGTTGGTATGAAGACATCAATGCTAGCAAGTTTTGTTGTTGATGGTGATAGGCTTTGGTTAGTTGACCCATACAGTGAGCTCTCTCACACTGAACTCCATCAAGATGTCGATATTGTTTCCTACAAAAAGGATGACAGAGCAACAACACATTACGTATCCTCATACACATATCCAGCACTTACTTATTCTGGAACAATTTTGATGTTTTTGCATGCAAAAAATGTTTGACAGCTTGGTATGCTAAGTTAAAAGCTGATCCAACTTTGGTTGATGGCACATTAATGCCAAGATAACTAACTCCCTTTTTAAAGTGAATTATGCTTTCTTCTGTCTTGCCAGCTTTAAACAATGCCTATAAAAATAGTTACATCCAATATCATGTAACCATACAATATTGATTAACTCACTTGGCCATAGAAGGTCTCAAACTCAGCCATGCTCTCATATTGTGTGATGTTCTCATCAAACACATTAccactgaattgattgcagtaTCCTAACAACTCAGTGTTATCTCCATTAGCTTCCACATCAAATGTTGCATCCATGCCAAAGTCAACCAAACCAACCATTGCTACTTCAGGAACATCTCCTTTAACAATAAGCACAGTGAATGTCTTAAATCTCCCAAACTCCAAACTCACCAATAACATCATCCTGAACATCTGATATCACTTCATCAAAAACTGATGATGGAACATCAATTTGGACGACATCTTCAGTGATACGGGCAGCTTCTGTTGTAGTCACAACATCACTGGAATATGTTGGTTCTTCCTTATCATCCATCATGGTTGATTGTTCTTGTAAACTGGAAGCTTCGTTAAAAGTAGACAATGTGTAGTTAACACTAATCATGTGTTGAGATTCCTGTGTAAATGAATTGCCAGTGGTAGGGCAGCTTAATTCAGACTCCTGGAAATGGTTACTGCTGATAAGCGTCATGTCAACATTGCTCAGGTTCTTGACAACAGCTGAGCCTTTATCATCAGGATTAGCTTCATTAGCTTCCACATCAAATGTTCCATGCACTCCAGAGTCAACCAAACTAATAACCATTGCCACTTCAGGCATATCCCCTTTGACAACAATTACAGTGAAAGTCTTAAATCTCCCAAACTCCAAACTCACCAGTAACATCATTCTCTTCATCTTGAACATCTGATATCACTTCATCAAAAACTTGGACAATATCTTCAGTGATATGGGCAGCTTCTGTTGTAGTCACAACATCAATGGAACATGCTGGTTCTTCCTTATAATCCATCATGGTTGATTGTTCTTGTAAATCGGAAGCTTTGTTAGAAGTAGACAATATGCTATCAACACTTATCATGTGTTGAGACTCCTGTGTAAATGAATTGCCAGTGGTAGGACAGCTTAATTCAGATTCCTGGAAATGGTTACTACTGATAAATGTCATGTCAACATTGCTCAGGTTCTTGGCAACAGCTGAGCCTTGATCATCAGGAATAGCTCCATTAGCTTCTACATCAAATGTTCTTGATTCAACCAAAAT
This window encodes:
- the LOC136236215 gene encoding uncharacterized protein, giving the protein MIWLIICFVIHCFLRVIAIFFGGRTDHLLNKNDVEEDEDNSLNYKIPWTAYPDDQGSTVTRNLSDTDMTLLSSNHYRESGLSCPAIDNSFTQESQHLSTSNKASSLQDQSTMMDYKEEPTCSSDVLITTEDEETTCITEDIVKVDVPSSVFEEVKSIVQVEEDDVTGDMPEVAMVSLVDSGVSGTFDVEANEAIPYDQGSAVIKNLSNVDMTLISSNHFQESELNCLTTDDLFTQESQHMISTLSTSNEVSSLQEQSTMMDYKEEPSCSSDAVITTEDEETARITKEVYVLSSVFDEMISDVQDEEDDDTGDVTEVAMVSLVDSGVGGTFDVEANGAIPYDQGSAVTKILNNVDMTFLSSQESELSCPTTGNSFTQESQHMISVNYTLSTSNKVSSLQEQSTIMDYMEEATCSSDVVITTEDEETTRITEDIVKVDVPPSVFDEVISDVQDNVTGDVPKVAMVILVESRTFDVEANGAIPDDQGSAVAKNLSNVDMTFISSNHFQESELSCPTTGNSFTQESQHMISVDSILSTSNKASDLQEQSTMMDYKEEPACSIDVVTTTEAAHITEDIVQVFDEVISDVQDEENDVTGDMPEVAMVISLVDSGVHGTFDVEANEANPDDKGSAVVKNLSNVDMTLISSNHFQESELSCPTTGNSFTQESQHMISVNYTLSTFNEASSLQEQSTMMDDKEEPTYSSDVVTTTEAARITEDVVQIDVPSSVFDEVISDVQDDVIGDVPEVAMVGLVDFGMDATFDVEANGDNTELLGYCNQFSGNVFDENITQYESMAEFETFYGQALFKAGKTEESIIHFKKGVSYLGINVPSTKVGSAFNLAYQAVKHFLHAKTSKLFQNKKQYRHLDGVQCERAHCMGQLTKAYHHQQQNLLALMSSYQQLNAAEKCGDIYELMEAYASVIDCCQSYSLDNLSEHYVKKANKKSSEMNLDDSTATLHLLRSTMTFELCHGEIVVAGQKGKTAMSIVGKHNTSLLLTTTIEYLSTELLMLNTPAIKECLNQMCDIPKDLEDHDRITALITCGNFDVFLEIGMKPDDFEDMVEAAKRYSIQKFPTGEDFYLATCLATWYARIRQWRLAMKYITIANSKIPTSYNFAMTKALCRQAECLLLLNNSLDDKTINKQATKTMKKLKKKIKTCRVFGPRYMMLRSYQLLGEKKYNKAQDMLLNSITGAKRMFNYCDACWAEFNKLNWFPGRKEPSIMQQQFSFFPFP